In Anaerolineales bacterium, a genomic segment contains:
- a CDS encoding molybdopterin-dependent oxidoreductase — protein sequence MPNETISRRGFLIAITGSAVAAAAGCRPTNAPPAPTLYVPGSDPKPITPTAPPPTSVPVANAPRDPLFGKLTYDSTILTDVSNLYVTQYDYNNTPEVDAATWTFTVDGLVNTPQTYSLEAIKALPAHEDMRVLECISNPVGGTLIGNLMWKGVLFEQILSQVGLKADATHARFYAADGYETSVALEWITQPNVLLAYEMNGEPLTTVHGFPLRIHMPGLYGQKMPRWLTRIEFIDYEFEGFWESRGWSKTAAIKTKSIIRQPTDNDPVQSGTVVVLQGVAVAGKRAIRTVEVQIEGGDWLPATIKAPAEDSPLAWTQWWFEYVIPAPGAYQFSVRATDETGYTQMTVAEGVFGGAFPDGTDKIHRVSIRSQENS from the coding sequence ATGCCCAACGAAACAATTTCGCGGCGCGGCTTTCTGATTGCCATAACCGGCTCAGCAGTGGCGGCGGCGGCGGGCTGCCGCCCAACAAACGCCCCACCCGCCCCAACGCTCTATGTGCCGGGGAGCGACCCGAAACCAATCACGCCCACCGCCCCACCGCCGACCTCGGTACCGGTGGCAAATGCCCCCCGCGATCCCCTTTTTGGCAAACTCACTTACGATTCTACCATCCTCACCGATGTCTCGAACCTCTACGTGACGCAGTATGATTACAATAACACGCCAGAGGTTGATGCCGCCACATGGACATTCACCGTAGATGGCTTGGTGAACACCCCGCAGACCTATAGTCTAGAGGCAATCAAGGCGCTGCCTGCCCATGAGGATATGCGCGTCTTGGAGTGCATCAGCAACCCCGTTGGCGGCACGCTCATTGGCAACCTGATGTGGAAGGGTGTCCTCTTTGAGCAAATCCTGAGCCAAGTGGGGCTGAAGGCGGACGCCACACACGCCCGTTTTTATGCGGCGGATGGCTATGAGACAAGCGTTGCCCTCGAGTGGATTACCCAACCGAACGTCCTGCTTGCCTATGAGATGAATGGCGAACCGCTGACAACCGTACACGGCTTTCCGCTGCGCATCCATATGCCCGGACTGTACGGACAGAAGATGCCACGCTGGTTGACCCGTATTGAATTTATTGATTACGAATTCGAGGGGTTTTGGGAGAGTCGCGGCTGGTCTAAGACGGCGGCGATCAAGACGAAATCGATCATCCGCCAACCTACCGATAACGATCCTGTGCAGAGCGGAACGGTGGTTGTCTTGCAGGGGGTTGCCGTCGCCGGAAAACGGGCAATCCGCACCGTTGAGGTGCAGATTGAAGGCGGGGATTGGCTGCCTGCCACGATCAAAGCCCCGGCTGAAGACTCCCCCCTTGCCTGGACGCAGTGGTGGTTTGAGTACGTGATCCCCGCGCCGGGCGCTTATCAATTTTCGGTACGGGCGACGGACGAGACGGGCTACACCCAAATGACCGTCGCTGAAGGCGTCTTTGGCGGGGCATTCCCCGATGGCACGGATAAGATTCACCGCGTGTCCATTCGCAGTCAGGAGAATTCATGA